The following proteins come from a genomic window of Gimesia chilikensis:
- a CDS encoding 4-fold beta flower protein, which produces MEPIYGRNGRTIAWLNGEDIHHINGQHAGVLNGSNVYGHHGQHLGVFENGLFRDHRGGVVAFISGGTGGPILPVPDVAPVPPVPSIPPVPSVPTIPPIPAIPSLGWGIEWDLFINA; this is translated from the coding sequence ATGGAACCAATTTATGGCAGAAATGGTAGAACAATTGCATGGCTCAATGGGGAAGATATCCATCACATCAATGGCCAACATGCTGGAGTTTTGAACGGCTCTAATGTATATGGTCATCATGGGCAGCATCTTGGTGTATTTGAAAACGGTTTATTCCGGGATCATAGGGGAGGAGTAGTAGCATTCATAAGTGGTGGAACGGGAGGTCCAATCCTTCCTGTACCAGATGTCGCACCTGTACCGCCTGTTCCCTCAATCCCTCCAGTTCCATCAGTTCCCACTATACCTCCAATTCCTGCAATTCCGAGTTTAGGGTGGGGGATTGAGTGGGATCTTTTTATAAACGCATAG
- a CDS encoding DUF262 domain-containing protein produces MPDVLPDAALGSLLNTHVLRVPSYQREYSWKKNHVQELFDDLRRAINDHADSYFLGSIIACKVDYGELEIVDGQQRLATTAILFAAMRDLAESIGEDRAVTLITEKFLFRPRSITEGDDQFNLTLSEMDRSFFEENIVRPEGNSKNRKKTTELRESHKRLQEASSVAKKLVESITKGMNNKDTTETLQKWMSFIEYKARVIVVIVKDHEEAHMIFETMNDRGLDLSIADLTKNHLFRSSGAKIDEAQRMWHHMVGALETIGRKEITRDYIHHLYCSQYGVAKSRDVFGQIRQKTSTRADAISFTRHLSEHAELYAALLNPNSPYWSNHGTKSRQHVRILTSNLRVSQIRILLLAALSKFSTKEVKKLLPKTVCWSVRFLIAGGPTGNLETAYSQNAIKITNGDITTADDLAKSLKRIIPTDKSFQAAFEVASVRTTHLARYYLQCLDRAETGQNDPHLGKDDESYGSLEHILPQNPDDSWDISTNELNANVRRIGNLALLSPDLNSKRGNGSIKEALLLYDRCNSFQLTKAISSYVTRSKWGPAQISKRQKDLAKLAVKAWPIN; encoded by the coding sequence ATGCCTGATGTTCTCCCTGATGCCGCCCTCGGTAGCTTACTAAATACTCATGTTTTGCGTGTTCCCTCATATCAACGAGAATATTCTTGGAAAAAAAATCACGTACAGGAATTATTTGATGACCTAAGGCGCGCGATAAACGATCATGCGGATTCATACTTTTTGGGATCCATCATCGCATGCAAAGTCGATTATGGCGAATTAGAAATTGTAGATGGCCAGCAACGGCTAGCTACAACGGCTATATTATTTGCCGCAATGAGAGATCTAGCAGAATCAATTGGAGAGGACCGCGCAGTAACCTTGATCACAGAGAAATTTCTTTTTCGTCCTAGATCTATCACAGAAGGAGATGACCAATTTAATCTCACATTGAGTGAAATGGATCGTTCTTTTTTTGAGGAAAATATAGTTCGACCGGAAGGGAACTCGAAAAATCGTAAGAAGACAACAGAACTTCGTGAGTCACATAAAAGGTTACAGGAAGCGAGTAGTGTCGCAAAGAAACTCGTAGAGTCTATTACAAAAGGAATGAACAACAAAGATACTACTGAGACACTTCAAAAATGGATGTCTTTTATAGAATATAAAGCACGTGTTATCGTAGTGATTGTAAAAGATCATGAGGAAGCACATATGATCTTCGAAACAATGAACGATCGAGGGCTTGACCTATCGATAGCTGATTTAACAAAAAATCATTTATTTCGTTCATCAGGTGCAAAGATCGATGAAGCTCAAAGAATGTGGCATCACATGGTTGGTGCACTTGAGACCATAGGACGTAAAGAGATTACACGTGACTATATACACCATCTTTACTGTTCCCAGTATGGAGTAGCAAAAAGTCGTGATGTATTTGGACAGATAAGACAAAAAACTTCAACTAGAGCAGACGCGATTTCGTTTACTCGTCACCTTTCAGAGCACGCTGAGTTGTACGCAGCACTACTAAATCCCAACAGCCCATATTGGTCCAACCACGGTACTAAATCCCGACAGCATGTGAGGATTCTTACATCGAATCTCAGAGTATCTCAAATCCGCATATTGTTGTTAGCTGCGTTGAGTAAATTCTCCACGAAGGAGGTTAAAAAATTACTACCCAAAACGGTCTGCTGGTCAGTCAGATTTCTAATTGCAGGAGGCCCCACCGGCAATCTTGAGACTGCATACTCTCAAAATGCTATCAAAATCACTAATGGTGATATTACTACAGCTGATGATTTAGCCAAATCGCTAAAAAGAATCATTCCGACAGACAAGAGCTTTCAGGCTGCATTTGAAGTAGCATCAGTACGAACCACTCATCTAGCTCGGTATTATTTACAATGCCTTGATCGTGCAGAAACTGGTCAAAACGATCCACATCTTGGAAAAGATGACGAGTCTTATGGAAGCCTTGAACACATATTGCCACAAAATCCCGACGATTCATGGGATATCAGCACAAACGAGCTCAACGCAAATGTCAGACGGATAGGAAACCTCGCCTTACTTAGTCCAGATCTAAACTCAAAAAGAGGTAACGGATCTATTAAAGAAGCACTACTGTTATACGACAGATGTAACTCGTTTCAACTTACAAAAGCCATATCCTCTTATGTGACTCGCTCAAAATGGGGACCTGCACAGATTTCAAAAAGGCAAAAAGATTTGGCCAAACTAGCAGTTAAAGCATGGCCAATAAATTAA
- a CDS encoding DUF4177 domain-containing protein, with protein MTSHRILFTALALIVCAAILFSQTPPPVAQAAAVKSAPAWEYKIADASVKLGELETAGEISNAGIKAALEQFLNQQGADGWELVSYSGTMAVYKRAVRN; from the coding sequence ATGACGTCTCACCGCATCCTCTTCACAGCACTTGCACTCATCGTTTGCGCTGCGATTCTCTTTTCACAAACTCCTCCCCCCGTCGCACAGGCAGCGGCTGTGAAATCCGCACCAGCCTGGGAATACAAAATCGCGGATGCCAGCGTGAAATTAGGGGAGTTGGAAACAGCCGGCGAGATCTCGAATGCAGGCATCAAAGCCGCCCTCGAACAGTTTTTAAATCAACAGGGAGCCGACGGTTGGGAACTCGTCTCCTACTCGGGAACAATGGCAGTCTATAAGCGTGCGGTGAGAAATTAA
- a CDS encoding SMI1/KNR4 family protein produces the protein MVIKIAKTRAASANDLFVLEKTLGVKLPDSFRDFLKEYDGAEPESNLFEIDETNNSGVNEFILAQLILKERALIENLSPQAFPFAFAEGGNYVILDLNGRETVLFWDHETAELIQLSDSFEKFLSDLQPFSLDDVKLEPGDVGEVWIDPDFLREHADLFYESEDDLQNNG, from the coding sequence GTGGTTATCAAAATAGCGAAAACTCGTGCTGCTTCTGCAAACGACCTGTTTGTATTAGAAAAGACGCTTGGTGTTAAATTACCAGACAGCTTCAGAGATTTTCTAAAAGAATATGATGGTGCTGAACCGGAATCTAATCTTTTTGAGATTGATGAAACCAACAACTCTGGAGTGAATGAATTCATTCTGGCCCAATTGATTCTCAAAGAAAGAGCGTTGATCGAGAATCTTTCACCGCAGGCATTTCCCTTTGCATTTGCTGAAGGCGGCAACTACGTCATTTTAGATTTGAATGGTCGGGAGACGGTATTATTCTGGGATCATGAAACAGCTGAGTTGATTCAATTGTCAGACAGCTTTGAAAAGTTCCTTTCCGACCTTCAACCATTCAGCCTGGATGATGTTAAACTTGAGCCAGGCGATGTGGGAGAAGTCTGGATCGATCCAGATTTTTTAAGAGAGCACGCAGATCTCTTCTATGAGTCTGAAGACGACCTGCAGAATAACGGATAA
- a CDS encoding Ig-like domain-containing protein codes for MQRTFFFHMLFLGCLFLVDPTVGVAASAPGWSPLQATGEPNALKAGDQKTAWATLAQDKGDEWLQLEYKTPVEVKAVRIYENFNPGAVSKVTASDKAGKEVVIWEGQETVRPAPTVFEVSANAKVVSKSLKIYLDTRRVKGWNEIDAVQLVGSNDSKQWASQASASSSYAERGGSQEITLAALPPSVVKTVPQAGSTDVDPGLKEIAVTFSKDMITERMWAVVQISSEHFPKVGKGIHYLDDKRTCVIPVDLEPDKTYVLWFNRGRFNSFRDTENNPAIPYLLVFKTRSE; via the coding sequence ATGCAGAGAACATTCTTCTTTCACATGTTGTTTCTGGGTTGCTTATTCCTGGTTGATCCGACGGTTGGGGTTGCTGCTTCCGCTCCGGGCTGGTCTCCTCTGCAGGCCACGGGGGAACCGAACGCGCTTAAGGCCGGTGATCAGAAGACCGCCTGGGCCACACTGGCGCAGGATAAGGGAGACGAGTGGCTTCAGCTGGAGTACAAGACGCCCGTTGAAGTAAAAGCGGTGCGGATCTATGAGAACTTTAATCCCGGTGCAGTCAGTAAAGTGACGGCGTCGGACAAGGCAGGAAAGGAAGTCGTGATCTGGGAAGGGCAGGAAACAGTCAGGCCGGCGCCGACTGTTTTTGAAGTGAGCGCCAATGCGAAAGTGGTTTCCAAGTCGCTCAAGATCTATCTCGACACCCGACGCGTCAAAGGCTGGAATGAAATTGATGCAGTCCAACTGGTAGGCAGCAATGACAGCAAGCAGTGGGCCTCGCAGGCATCGGCCAGCAGTTCGTATGCAGAGCGCGGCGGCTCTCAGGAAATCACATTGGCAGCGCTGCCTCCCTCAGTGGTCAAGACGGTACCCCAGGCTGGCAGTACCGATGTTGATCCGGGGCTGAAAGAAATAGCGGTTACCTTCAGCAAGGACATGATCACCGAACGGATGTGGGCCGTCGTGCAGATCTCGTCGGAACACTTCCCTAAGGTTGGCAAGGGAATTCATTACCTGGATGACAAACGCACGTGCGTGATTCCCGTCGACCTGGAACCGGACAAGACGTACGTGCTGTGGTTCAATCGGGGACGCTTTAACAGTTTTCGCGATACCGAAAATAACCCCGCGATTCCGTATCTGCTCGTGTTCAAAACACGATCTGAATGA
- a CDS encoding DUF6435 family protein, producing the protein MFGWLRRDPRKKLEQAYAKKMEQARDAQRNGDIQGYASLVAESEEILQEIDRLTAQQVG; encoded by the coding sequence ATGTTTGGCTGGTTGCGACGCGATCCCCGGAAAAAGCTGGAACAGGCTTACGCGAAAAAAATGGAGCAGGCTCGCGATGCGCAGCGGAATGGTGACATTCAGGGATATGCCAGCCTGGTTGCTGAATCAGAAGAGATCCTGCAGGAAATTGATCGCCTGACAGCACAGCAGGTTGGTTGA
- a CDS encoding DUF1501 domain-containing protein: MKHETANTQLSRRQWLKAASCSVGGLALTELVAQTSQAGLLSPRIAHFPPKAKRVIFLFINGGPSQFESFDFKPELKANGGKKGQNKGKLLAPLYDFAQHGESGMWISEAFPHLAKQADELCMLNGMTGPSRAHPIAIPMLHTGEFKFQRPSMGAWVLYGLGTENQNLPGFFTIKPTRTFGGPANYGSAFLPSTFQATRLGWSGQSIQTASISNLQSQHGLAANPERTALALAQKMNEELLGQTADVRGVIDSLNLSEQMRDAVPEVMDLSRESKATLDMYGVDEKSTDDFARQCLLARRLSEAGVRFVEVSTTGWDHHSGLDKFKSKAETIDKPIAALLADLKQRGLLDETLVLWSGEFGRQPETQILSGKETLGRDHNSTGYTAWLAGGGTKGGLTHGATDALGYKTVEGEVHLHDLHATMLHLLGLDHKKLVYRFGGRDFRLTNIYGKVVQEIIA, encoded by the coding sequence ATGAAACACGAAACAGCAAATACACAACTGTCACGACGTCAATGGCTCAAGGCAGCCAGTTGCAGCGTGGGTGGACTCGCTTTGACCGAACTCGTTGCTCAGACCAGCCAGGCCGGTCTGCTCTCTCCCCGCATCGCTCACTTCCCCCCCAAAGCGAAGCGGGTTATCTTCCTGTTCATCAACGGCGGCCCCTCGCAGTTTGAATCCTTCGACTTTAAGCCCGAGCTCAAAGCCAACGGCGGCAAGAAGGGCCAGAACAAGGGGAAACTGCTGGCCCCGCTGTACGACTTCGCACAGCACGGCGAGAGCGGTATGTGGATCTCGGAAGCCTTCCCGCACCTGGCGAAACAGGCCGACGAACTCTGTATGCTCAACGGGATGACCGGCCCCAGTCGCGCCCATCCCATCGCCATCCCCATGCTGCATACCGGCGAGTTCAAATTCCAGCGGCCCTCCATGGGCGCCTGGGTGCTCTACGGACTGGGCACCGAAAACCAGAACCTGCCTGGCTTCTTCACCATCAAGCCGACCCGCACCTTCGGCGGTCCCGCGAATTACGGCAGCGCCTTTCTCCCCAGTACCTTCCAGGCCACGCGGCTCGGCTGGTCCGGTCAATCCATCCAGACCGCGTCCATCAGCAACCTGCAGTCGCAGCACGGACTGGCCGCCAACCCGGAACGCACCGCCCTGGCCCTCGCGCAGAAAATGAATGAGGAACTGCTGGGCCAGACCGCCGACGTCCGCGGCGTGATCGACTCGCTCAACCTCAGCGAACAGATGCGCGACGCGGTTCCCGAGGTCATGGACCTCAGCCGCGAGTCGAAAGCCACGCTCGACATGTACGGCGTCGACGAGAAATCCACCGACGACTTCGCCCGCCAGTGCCTGCTGGCCCGTCGTCTGAGCGAAGCCGGCGTCCGCTTTGTCGAAGTCAGTACCACCGGCTGGGATCACCACAGCGGTCTCGACAAATTCAAATCGAAAGCCGAGACGATCGACAAACCGATCGCCGCTCTGCTGGCCGACCTCAAACAGCGCGGCCTGCTGGATGAAACGCTGGTCCTCTGGAGTGGTGAATTCGGACGCCAGCCCGAAACCCAGATCCTCTCCGGTAAAGAGACCCTGGGTCGCGATCACAACTCCACGGGCTATACCGCCTGGCTCGCCGGTGGCGGCACGAAAGGGGGACTCACCCACGGTGCCACCGATGCCCTGGGATATAAAACGGTCGAGGGAGAAGTCCACCTGCACGATCTGCACGCAACCATGCTGCACCTGCTCGGCTTGGATCACAAGAAGCTCGTCTACCGTTTCGGCGGCCGCGACTTTCGTCTGACCAACATCTACGGCAAGGTCGTCCAGGAAATCATCGCTTGA
- a CDS encoding DUF1553 domain-containing protein, translating to MMNRWLICLVSTLTLAVSAFPASAATPSDKGQQLFESKIEPVLVKYCYECHSKTGESIEGGLELDSPSGMLRGGDTGPMIKPHDREHSSLLRMLRHEDGVSGMPPEEKLSDDVINAFEAWIKLGCPDTRQETGPTLKEQRYQEAQNHWAFVPPRKVAPPAVNQTEWPRDAVIDGFTLSAMEQKGVKPAKDASRLTLVRRVYFDLIGLPPTPEQIDAFLQDKSPNALAKLVDNLLASPQFGERWGRHWLDVVRFAESSGMEFNFTYPHAWPYRDYVIDSFNQNKPYDVFLREQIAGDLLPAQPHESPAAIEARNIAPSILSCGPKRHNSSGTEFRMDIVDDQINTVCRATLALTVSCARCHDHKFDPIPTADYYSLAGIFLSTEPMYGTIKQKYSNTPTDLLPLGENGPALHAAAEAYEKQLQETEKKLTTQTAALKKAQDAQKLAASAHQKYEQLIATTVVDPKNPNALQGPSQADVDKKKAELEKANAQVTQLTSEVTTLKTKVAELKKNPAPRPQYAMTARDRKKPADTYIAVRGDFREKGDVVPRGFLSAIQIDNTPQIPAGHSGRLELAQWITSEQNPLTARVMVNRIWYHLFGRGLVPTVDNFGLIGKQPSHPELLDDLALKFMQEGWSTKRMIRQIVLSRTYQLSSTPDPTNLEIDPENHLLWRATPRRLEAEAIRDAILTVSGQLIIDRPNGSTVTPLGDKLARSIPLEKLQPPSNQRSVYLPVVRDYVPELFDLFDFPSPSLVSGTRAVTNVPAQALYLRNSQFITDQAQHAAQRLLADKQLKDDASRVDLAMRRALGRTPTPEERTGALQLVQQVRESSDPQSKTVEVDAWAAWFQTLFMTAEFRFLVDAR from the coding sequence ATGATGAACCGTTGGTTGATTTGTCTCGTTTCGACACTCACACTGGCCGTGTCTGCTTTTCCGGCCTCTGCAGCCACGCCCTCTGATAAGGGCCAGCAGCTGTTCGAATCCAAAATCGAACCGGTGCTCGTCAAGTACTGCTACGAATGCCATTCCAAAACAGGCGAGAGTATCGAAGGCGGCCTGGAACTCGACTCCCCTTCCGGCATGCTGCGTGGCGGTGATACCGGACCGATGATCAAACCCCACGATAGGGAACACAGTTCTCTGTTACGCATGCTGCGTCATGAGGACGGCGTCTCGGGCATGCCCCCCGAAGAAAAGCTCTCGGACGACGTCATCAACGCGTTCGAAGCCTGGATCAAACTCGGCTGCCCCGATACCCGCCAAGAGACCGGCCCCACGCTTAAAGAACAGCGCTACCAGGAAGCTCAAAATCACTGGGCCTTCGTACCACCCCGCAAAGTCGCGCCCCCTGCCGTCAATCAGACCGAATGGCCCCGCGACGCGGTCATCGATGGCTTCACTCTCTCTGCAATGGAACAGAAAGGCGTTAAGCCGGCAAAAGATGCCAGCCGTCTGACGCTGGTCCGCCGCGTCTACTTTGATCTGATCGGCCTGCCTCCCACCCCCGAGCAGATCGACGCCTTCCTGCAGGACAAATCACCCAACGCCCTGGCAAAGCTCGTTGACAACTTGCTCGCGTCCCCTCAGTTCGGTGAACGCTGGGGACGTCACTGGCTGGACGTCGTCCGTTTCGCGGAATCGAGCGGCATGGAGTTCAACTTCACTTACCCCCATGCCTGGCCCTACCGCGACTACGTCATCGATTCCTTCAACCAGAACAAACCATACGATGTCTTTCTGCGGGAACAGATCGCCGGAGACCTGCTGCCGGCCCAACCCCATGAATCTCCCGCAGCGATCGAAGCCCGCAACATCGCCCCCAGTATCCTCTCCTGCGGTCCCAAACGGCACAACTCCAGCGGAACCGAATTCCGCATGGATATTGTCGACGATCAGATCAACACCGTCTGCCGGGCCACGCTGGCGCTGACTGTCTCCTGTGCCCGCTGTCACGACCACAAGTTCGATCCGATTCCCACCGCCGACTATTATTCTCTGGCGGGGATCTTCCTCAGCACCGAACCGATGTACGGCACCATCAAGCAGAAATACAGCAATACCCCCACCGATCTGCTCCCCCTCGGCGAGAACGGACCGGCCCTGCACGCCGCTGCCGAAGCGTATGAGAAACAGCTGCAGGAAACGGAAAAGAAACTGACCACACAGACGGCAGCCCTCAAAAAAGCACAGGATGCCCAGAAACTGGCCGCGTCTGCACATCAGAAGTACGAACAACTGATCGCCACGACCGTCGTCGATCCCAAGAATCCCAATGCCCTCCAGGGTCCATCTCAGGCCGATGTCGATAAGAAAAAAGCGGAACTCGAGAAAGCCAACGCGCAGGTGACTCAGCTGACCAGTGAAGTCACCACACTCAAAACCAAAGTCGCGGAGCTCAAAAAGAATCCCGCTCCCCGGCCGCAGTACGCGATGACCGCCCGGGACCGCAAGAAACCCGCCGACACTTACATCGCCGTGCGGGGCGACTTCCGCGAAAAAGGGGACGTCGTTCCCCGCGGCTTCCTGAGTGCCATCCAGATCGACAACACGCCGCAGATTCCCGCCGGACACAGCGGACGCCTGGAACTGGCCCAATGGATCACCAGTGAGCAGAACCCGCTCACCGCCCGCGTGATGGTCAACCGCATCTGGTACCACCTCTTCGGACGCGGCCTGGTGCCCACCGTCGACAACTTCGGCCTGATTGGCAAACAACCCAGTCATCCGGAACTGCTCGACGACCTGGCCCTTAAGTTCATGCAGGAAGGCTGGTCCACCAAACGCATGATTCGCCAGATCGTGCTCAGCCGCACCTACCAGTTGAGCAGCACGCCCGACCCGACCAACCTGGAAATCGATCCCGAAAACCACCTGCTCTGGCGGGCCACACCCCGACGTCTCGAAGCCGAAGCGATCCGCGATGCGATTCTCACCGTCAGCGGCCAACTCATCATCGACCGCCCAAATGGCTCAACCGTGACCCCACTGGGCGACAAGCTGGCCCGCAGTATTCCCCTGGAAAAACTGCAGCCGCCCAGCAATCAGCGCAGCGTCTACCTGCCAGTCGTTCGCGACTACGTTCCCGAACTGTTTGACCTGTTCGACTTCCCCTCCCCCAGTCTGGTGAGCGGAACCCGGGCCGTCACGAACGTCCCCGCGCAGGCCCTCTACCTGCGGAATTCGCAGTTCATCACCGATCAGGCCCAACACGCCGCCCAGAGACTGCTGGCTGACAAGCAGCTGAAAGATGATGCCTCCCGGGTCGACCTCGCCATGCGGCGTGCTCTGGGTCGCACTCCCACACCCGAAGAACGCACCGGAGCCCTGCAACTCGTGCAGCAGGTTCGTGAGTCCAGCGATCCCCAAAGTAAAACCGTTGAAGTCGACGCCTGGGCCGCCTGGTTCCAGACCCTGTTCATGACCGCGGAATTCCGGTTCCTGGTCGATGCCCGTTAA
- a CDS encoding carboxypeptidase regulatory-like domain-containing protein gives MAQWWQYILDLISGGPQASIIETVLRGALIFCILFVTIDWLTLWGTRWGNRHSMSKSFYLSLLIHFCLGLGWVTVVENSPAQPEPIVKSDPIAIRQISNDNTEPTPSDSSTLNDARLWQESITPLKPERNRTERDRLSADTVSLPRQIEPDQETSLLADNMAISPHTSAVSKLPQAERAQTESSKQHSTPAPDVSSSPQDLPSAEARPESRPKTFSRAETARSPRPRSATGTVERQPLQRPSLNMDQGQPGPASPSVTDLSSASDKLTLPAGKHLAARTPLTNLRKSTPAPISAPQVERPASMQPDDLLRGIVRDSQTGRPLAATTIRVDLPDGRSLVARTSQQGTYELKLSKTPDNVAVSAARPGYLPQSQNLRVTGSSGKPRRLDFALRAKTERVIAIEENPVVHHLGDDQFEGKVNSQFQRPTAGATYRARFEISARQYPNGIPRAAITLMAKGIQCRPQIHINGHLLTAGLKPSPDDGSFDRLVLPCNPNWLRLGENEITITSVKCLKDLDDFEFVNLLVWFAP, from the coding sequence ATGGCACAATGGTGGCAGTACATCCTGGATCTGATCAGCGGCGGACCACAGGCCTCGATTATCGAGACGGTGCTCCGCGGGGCGCTGATTTTCTGCATTCTCTTCGTGACCATCGACTGGCTGACTCTCTGGGGCACCCGCTGGGGTAATCGGCACTCCATGTCCAAGTCGTTTTACCTTTCCCTGCTGATCCACTTCTGCCTGGGTCTCGGCTGGGTCACCGTGGTCGAAAACTCGCCGGCCCAGCCGGAACCGATTGTCAAATCAGATCCAATCGCGATTCGACAGATCAGCAACGACAACACGGAACCAACGCCCTCCGATTCATCAACGTTGAACGATGCCCGACTCTGGCAGGAAAGCATCACGCCACTCAAACCGGAACGGAATCGAACCGAGCGGGACCGCCTCTCCGCGGACACCGTCTCGCTCCCCCGACAGATCGAACCAGACCAGGAGACTAGTCTGCTCGCAGATAATATGGCGATCTCTCCGCACACCTCGGCAGTAAGCAAGTTGCCCCAGGCCGAGCGGGCACAAACCGAATCTTCCAAGCAGCACTCGACTCCCGCACCCGACGTTTCATCTTCCCCGCAAGATCTTCCCAGCGCAGAGGCCCGTCCCGAATCGCGGCCGAAAACATTTTCTCGGGCAGAGACCGCTCGGTCTCCACGTCCCCGCTCCGCAACAGGAACTGTGGAACGACAACCACTGCAGCGTCCCTCGCTGAATATGGACCAGGGTCAGCCCGGACCGGCCTCACCATCCGTCACCGATCTCAGTTCAGCATCTGATAAACTGACTCTTCCCGCAGGCAAGCATCTGGCGGCGCGGACTCCGTTAACGAACCTGCGCAAATCAACGCCAGCCCCCATATCCGCGCCCCAGGTTGAACGCCCCGCGTCGATGCAGCCGGATGACCTCCTCCGCGGGATTGTCCGCGATTCCCAGACTGGACGACCGCTGGCAGCCACGACAATTCGCGTGGACCTGCCCGATGGCCGATCCCTCGTAGCGCGGACCTCCCAGCAAGGCACCTATGAACTGAAACTTTCGAAGACTCCCGATAATGTCGCAGTCAGCGCCGCCCGACCCGGTTACCTGCCCCAGTCACAGAACCTGAGAGTGACCGGATCGAGTGGGAAACCCCGCCGCCTCGATTTTGCGCTGCGTGCCAAAACGGAACGCGTGATTGCCATCGAAGAGAACCCCGTCGTCCATCATCTCGGCGATGATCAGTTCGAAGGAAAAGTCAACAGCCAGTTCCAGCGTCCCACCGCAGGCGCAACCTACCGGGCCCGGTTCGAAATTTCAGCCCGACAGTATCCGAATGGAATTCCCCGGGCTGCCATCACCCTCATGGCCAAAGGCATTCAGTGCCGACCTCAGATCCACATCAACGGTCACCTGCTGACCGCAGGACTGAAACCGTCTCCCGACGACGGCTCCTTCGACCGACTGGTTCTCCCCTGCAATCCGAACTGGCTGCGTCTCGGCGAGAATGAAATCACCATCACCTCCGTGAAATGCCTGAAAGACCTCGACGATTTCGAATTCGTCAATCTCCTCGTCTGGTTCGCACCATAG
- a CDS encoding LamG domain-containing protein, with the protein MVWADERGTLIFEDDFERSESQEQKDEIGKGWGTNSRSRAKGNKQVDLRDGAMYIYIHETADHAVSVTHPAEFKNGAVALRFMLEDPKDSLGLNFADLKYKPVHAGHLFVAKISPKNLMITDLKTGNMDLKIRDQRKAGTLSEEHKELLKTKTKRFPLKLETGKWYDLLVNVEGDRLTVSIDGKKVGSFASEGMAHPTKRLLRLAVPRKAVVDDVKIYSRGEKS; encoded by the coding sequence CTGGTCTGGGCCGATGAACGGGGGACGTTGATTTTCGAAGATGATTTCGAACGGAGTGAATCACAGGAGCAGAAGGATGAGATCGGCAAGGGCTGGGGGACGAATAGTCGCAGCCGGGCGAAGGGGAACAAACAGGTCGACCTGCGCGACGGTGCGATGTATATCTACATTCATGAGACAGCCGACCACGCCGTTTCGGTGACGCATCCTGCCGAATTCAAGAATGGCGCGGTTGCCCTGCGGTTCATGCTGGAAGATCCCAAAGACAGCCTGGGACTCAATTTTGCTGACCTGAAATACAAACCGGTACACGCCGGTCATCTGTTTGTGGCTAAGATCAGCCCCAAAAATCTGATGATCACCGACCTCAAGACCGGCAACATGGATCTGAAAATTCGCGATCAGCGGAAAGCGGGCACTCTGTCTGAGGAACATAAAGAACTGCTCAAGACCAAAACCAAACGGTTCCCGCTCAAACTGGAGACCGGCAAGTGGTATGACCTGCTGGTGAATGTGGAAGGAGACCGGCTGACTGTTTCCATCGACGGGAAAAAGGTCGGCTCTTTTGCCTCTGAGGGGATGGCCCACCCGACCAAGCGGTTGCTGCGACTGGCAGTGCCCCGCAAGGCAGTGGTAGATGACGTCAAGATTTACTCACGCGGAGAGAAGTCGTAA